In Dehalococcoidia bacterium, the genomic window CCTGGGGCGGGCGAGGGACGTCACCCCTCCTCTCCGCCCTCCACCGTCCGCAGCGCCTGCACCAGCACGCACACCAGGCTTCGCGCTTCCCTTGCGTCCAGCATCATGGCCAGGGCTTCCGGCTCCCCGTCCCATCGCTGGCGCGACAGCTCCACCACGACGCGCGATGCCTGCGGATACACGTCGAGCTTGACCCTCGTCCACGGCCGGTCGACCTCGCCGTCTGCCCGGACGACCTCTCGCTCGTCCAGGCGGGTGATCGCCATCCGGGCCGGCCCGGGCGGGCTGCGCTCTCCGGCTCTCGTGACCATGTCGATCTGTGCGGTGCCCATCGCTTTGCCTCCATCAGCGCTCCTTGCCAGCCGGAGCAACTGGAGACAGTGTCGCCCTGGCCCGCCGGCGCGGCATCGCAGGAACCAGTGATCTTCGGGGCGATTTCGGCCCTCACTGCGTGGCATCGGTAACAGTAAGCGGTGATCGGCGCTCTAGGCCCTCCGCTCATAGGGCGGAAGCCGGGCGCTCGCGCCCGCGATCCAGACTATCGGCCAAACCCCTTGCGCTTGCGCGCGCCTTGCTCCAAAATGCCGTTAGCACTCCCCCCACCTGAGTGCTAAAGAACCCGCCAAACACGAAACTGCAAATCGAATTCCCGGAGGAGTGAGCATGGCCAAGCAGCTGCTATTCGATCAGGACGCCCGCGCCGCACTCAAGGATGGCATCGACGCCCTCGCCGACGCCGTCAAGATCACCCTCGGTCCCAAGGGCCGCAACGTCGTCCTCGACAAGAAGTTCGGCCCCCCGACCATCACCAACGACGGCGTCACCATCGCCAAGGAGATCGAGCTCCAGGACCCCTTCCCCAACATCGGCGCCCAGCTCGCCAAGGAGATCGCCTCCAAGACCAACGACATCGCCGGTGACGGCACCACCACCGCCACCGTCCTCGGCCAGGCCATCGTCGCCGAGGGCCTCAAGAACGTCACCGCCGGCGCCAACCCCATGGCCCTCAAGCGCGGTATCGAGAAGGCCACCCAGGCCGTGATCGAAAGGCTGCGCTCCATCGCCACTCCTGTCACCGAACGCGAGCAGATGGCCCAGGTCGCCGCGATCTCGGCCAACAACGACGAGGCGATCGGCGAGCTCATCGGCGAGTGCATGGAGAAGGTCGGCAAGGACGGCGTCATCACCGTCGAGGAGTCGAAGAGCATCAAGACCGAGGTCGAGTACGTCGAAGGCATGCAGTTCGACCGCGGCTACATCTCGCCCTACTTCGTCACCAACTCCGAAAAGATGGAGGCTGAGCTCGAAGAGCCCTTCATCCTCATCACCGACCGCAAGATCAGCGCCGTCGCCGACATCCTCCCCGTCCTCGAGAAGGTCCTGCAGGCCAGCAAGAACCTCCTCATCATCTGCGAGGACTGCGACGGCGAAGCCCTGGCGACGCTTGCCGTGAACAAGCTGCGGGGCACCATCAACGTCATCGCCGTCAAGGCCCCCGGCTTCGGCGACCGCCGCAAGGACAACCTCGGCGACATCGCCGCCCTGACCGGCGGCACCGTGATCAGCGAGGAGCTCGGCCGCAAGCTGGACTCCGTCACCCTCGAAGACCTCGGCCGCGCCCGCCGCGTCGTCGTCGGCAAGGAGGAGACCACCATCATCGAGGGCCGCGGCCGCAAGGAGGACATCGAGGCCCGCGTCGCCCAGATCAAGTCCGCCCTCGAGACCACCACCTCCGACTGGGACCGCGAGAAGCTGCAGGAGCGCCTGGGCAAGCTGGCCGGCAGCGTCGCCGTCATCAAGGTCGGCGCCGCCACGGAAGTCGAGCTCAAGGAGAAAAAGCACAGGGTCGAGGATGCCCTCAGCGCCACCCGCGCGGCCGTCGAGGAAGGCATCCTGCCCGGCGGCGGCGTGGCCCTGGTCAATGCCCAGTCCGCGCTCGACTCCCTGGACCTCGAAGGTGACGAGCGCACGGGCGCCATGATCCTGCGCCGCGCCCTGGAGGAGCCCCTACGCCGCATCGCCATCAACGCCGGCCAGGACGGCTCCGTGATCGTCCAGGAGGTGCGCAGCCTCCCCGTCGGCCAGGGCTACGACGCGGCCCGCGATGACTTCGGCGACATGCAGAAGAAGGGCATCATCGACCCGCTGAAGGTGACTCGCTCCGCGCTCGAAAACGCCGTCAGCATCGCCGGTATGGTGCTGACCACCAACTGCCTCGTCACCGACATCCCCGAGAAGGAGACCGCTGGCGCCACGCCTCCCATGTACTAGCCGCGTCCGCCGGCGCGGGCGAGCCGCTCCCCTGCACCCGCGCCGGCGTCCCGTCAGGCCAAAGGAGGCCGGGCACTTACCGATAACTTTGATAGAGGGGACACCAATGCAAAGCGAAAATGGTCTTCTAGTCGACGTAGGTCAGATACGCCAGGTTGTAGAGAATGCGGACGTCTTTGCGGTAGGATTCGCGAACTTCTCCGAGCGGCTACTGGTCGATACCCGCAGGAACGCCGAGGCCGGCCCGATGGTCCGCGTCGTCGAGCCGCTCGGCTCCGTCCAGGAGCGCTACTTCTGGCTCGGCAAGGAGCGCCCGGCCTTCGGCCCGCCTCAGAACTTCGTCTTCTTCGCCTGGCCGCACTCCATCGCCTTCCTCCAGCAGTCCGGCATATGGGAGCGCATCTGCGAACGGGTCGGCGCGCCCACGGACCCGGACGCCGCCCGCCAGTGCGACAACTCGCTCGAAGACCTGAAGGCGCTCGAGCGCCAGGTGCTTACCAACGCCATCCTCGGGCGTAACTACGTAGGCCTCTGGCCTCAACAGCAGCAGCAGCCGCGCGGGTAAGCCCGCCCTCAGCCGTCCGCTGGGCTCCCACGTAGGGAGTCCGCGCGCGCCCGGCGCGCCCCCTATCGCTGCCGTTCGCGCGCCCGCCGTCTGACCCCCCTCTCCGCTGTCTCCTGGCCCGTCCGGGTTCCTGTGCCACAATGCGCTAACACTGCCCAGGAGGCCCGGCATGACGGAAACAGCGCCCGCGAAGCGCCCCATGCGTCCGGAGGACATCCTCCGCATCCGCTGGCTCAGCGACCCCCAGATTTCCCCGGACGGCAGCCGCGTTGCCTACGTCGTCACCACTCTCGACGCGAAGAGGAACGAAAACCGCTCCTTCATCGCCCTGGTGGACGTGGCCACCGGCGAGTCGCTGCCTCTCACCAACGGGCCGAAGCGCGACACCTCGCCGCGCTGGTCGCCGGACGGGCGGCACCTCGTCTTCGTGAGCGAGCGCGGTGACGAAAAGGAGAAACCACAGCTCTGGGTCATCGCCGCCGCCGGCGGAGAAGCCTGGCGCCTCACGGACGCGAAGGACGGCGCCGCCAACCCGGCCTGGTCGCCGGACGGCAGGCGCATCGCCTTCACCAGCCGCGTCGAGCTCAACCCCGCGCCCAGGGCGCCTGACGGCAAGCCCTATCCCAAGGTGCGGAAGATCACGACCCTCAAATACAAGAGCAACGGCGAGGGCCTCGTCGACGACAAGCGCACACACATCTACCTGGTCGACGTAGACTTCGACTCCCGCGAGTCCAGGTCGGCGATCGCCCTCACGGCCGGCGACTTCAACGACGGCCCGCCCCGCTGGTCGCCGGACGGCAAGCAGGTCGCCTTCGTGTCGGCCCGCCACGCGAGCCGCGACCGCGACACCGCCGCGGACCTCTGGCTGGTCGACGTCCCGCCGCCAGGCGAGACGCCGAAGAAGGCGCCGGCGCCGCGGCGGCTGACGAGCACGCAGGGGCCGGTCAGCGCCCCGGCCTGGTCGCCGGACGGCTCCTTGATCGCCTACCTCGGCCATACCCACCGAGATCGGCCCTCCGGGCGCCACCATCGCCTCTGGCTGGTGCCAACGGCTGGCGGCGCTCCCTCCTGCCTGTCCCAGGCGCTCGACCGCAACTGCAACAGCGGCGTCGAGCCCTTCTGGTCGAACGACGGCGGGTCGGTCTTCTTCGGCGTCGTGGACGGCGGTGACTGTCACCTCTACTCCACGCCTGCGTCGAAGGCCGACCCGGCGCCCGTCCTGAGAGGGGCCAGGCAGGTAACCGCCGCCCGCGGCGCCGCCGGGAAAGTGTGCTTCCTGGCCAGCGACACCACCCATCCGGCCGAGGTCTACCTGGTGTCCGAGGACGGCGGCGGCGAGCGCCAGCTCACCAGCGAGAACGCCGCCTGGCTCGACGAGGTCGAACTGGCGCCGCGAGAGGAGATCAAGGCCACGAGCGCGGACGGCACGCCCGTACAAGCGTGGGTCATCCGGCCGCCCGGGGCCACCGGGGCCCTGCCCTGCCTGCTCAACGTGCACGGCGGCCCCAAGACCCAGTACGGGAGCAACTTCTTCGACGAATTCCAGGTCTACGCCGGCGCCGGCTACGTGGTCGCGTTCGGCAACCCCCGCGGCTCCGACGGCTACAGCGAAGACTGGGCGATGGCCGTCCTCGGCGACTGGGGTGGCAAGGACTGGGCCGACGTGACGGCTATCGCGGACGCCGCCGAGGCGCTGCCCTTTGTGGACTCATCTCGGATCGGCATCATGGGCGGGTCTTACGGTGGCTTCATGACCAGCTGGGCCGTCGGCCACACGCGGCGCTTCCGTGCCGCCTGCTCCGAGCGCGCCGTAAACAACGCCTACTCGATGGTTGGCACAAGCGACATCGGCTTCAACTTCCAGCTGGACCACGTCGGTGGCGTGCCCTCCAGGGACGCTGACCGGTTCCTGCGTATGTCGCCGATCACCTACGTGCGTGACATCCGCACGCCCCTGCTCATCATCCACGCCGAAAATGACCTGCGCTGCCCGATCGAGCAGGCGGAGCAGCTTTACGTCGGGTTGAAGCTGCTGAGACGGCCGGTAGAGTTCTGGCGCTTCCCTGAGGACAATCACGAAATGTCGCGCTCCGGCAAGCCGCGAAATCGCCTCAAGCGTTTCGAGGTGATCCTCGCCTGGTTCGGCCGCCGCCTGAGGGCTTGAAAGAGACCTCGGGCGCACGTGACGACTTCGTCCTTGCGCCCGGGCTGCAATACAATCCCGCTGACCCGGCGCTGCTGGGAGGGACTCGAAGGGGTGCAAGATGACGCAACCGCGGCGCACATACGAGGAGTTGAGGGCGATCGCCGACCAGTTCCTGAAAGAGCATCGCCTCGGCGTGCTGGCCACCGGCCGCCGTGACGGCACGCCGCAGCAATCCATCCTCTCCTACTCCTACGACGGGAAGGACATCGTCATCAGCACCGGCTCCGAGACCGCTAAGGTCAAGAACATCCGCAAGCGGCCCGGCGTGGCCCTGGCCGTCACTGACGGCCCCAGGTGCGTCGTCGTCTACGGGAAGGCCCGGCTGCTGCAGGGCAGCGAAGCGGAGGCCTACCTTGGCCGGCCCCCGGGCAGCGGCCGCCAGGGCGGCGTGCCGACCCTCATCGTCTTCTCGCCGGAGACCTACCGTTGGGCGCGGCTCGAGGGCTGACCAGCCTCACGTCGCGTCCGGGCATCCCTCTGCAACCACGGCCGCGACGGCCCCTGCCCCGCGGGGCTCCAGCCCTGCCGTCCCATCGAAGGGCGCCAGCCGCCGCTCGCCGAGGTCCGCCTCCGGATAACTGACCAGGACCTCAGCCTCGGCCCCGCGCGGCGTAGCCGCACGCGCGACCACAACCAGACCTCCAGCGTCTCCGTCGGCGGCGCTCCCGCACGGTCATGAGGTGATGACCGCGTCCCGCCCGGGCTTGGGGCTGCGGCGGCACTGTCGTACTATGGCCGCACTCTCATCTCCCATCGCGCGCTTGTTAGCCTCGCCTGGAAGGACTTCCGATGCCGAAAATCGAGCTTGGGGTACACACCGGACAGCAGGACATAGAGCTGGACGAACTGCGGCGGCTCTGGCGCTATTGCGACGAGAACGGCTTCGACTGGATCAGCGTCTGGGACCACTTCTACGAGGCCCCCAACCGCGACAACGAAGGCCCGACCTACGAGGCGGTCGCTCTGATGGCCGCGCTCGCCCTCGAGACGAAGCGGCCCCGCATCGGCTGCCTGGTCTTCTGCATGAACTACCGCAACCCGGCGCTCCTGGCCAAGTCCCTGACCACCATCGACCACCTCAGCGGCGGCAGGGTGACCGTGGGCCTCGGCGCCGGCTGGCATGTCCAGGAGCACCAGGCCTTCGGCTACGACTTCCCGCCGGTCAGAGAGCGGCTGGACCGCCTGTCCGAGGGGGTGCGGATCATCCGCGGCATGCTGACCCGGGAGCAGTTCAGCTTCCAGGGCAAGTACTACCGCGTCGACAACGTCCGCAACAACCCGAAGCCCCTGCAAAGCCGGATGCCGATCATCGTCGGCGGCGGCGGCGAGCAGCGCACCCTGCGCATCGCCGCCCGCCGGGCCGACGGCTGGAACGTCCCCTACATCGGCCCCGACGTCTTCGCGCACAAGAGCAAGGTCCTGGACATGTGGTGCGAGAAGCTCGGCCGTGACCCCGGGACCATCGAAAAGTCCGTGAACCTGCACTTCCTCATGTCGTCCAGAGGGCCGAGCGACACGAGCCGCTTGCGGCCGGGAGCGGCAGCGGGCGGCCTCTCCGGCGAACCACAGCAGGTCATCGACAAGATTGGCGAGTACATAGACGGCGGCGCCCAGCGCGTGAACATCGCCATCCGCCCGCCCGTGGACTGGGAGGCCCTCCAGGAGTACGTCGAAGACGTGATGCCAGCCTTCCGCTAGCCCGCTGGCTGCCGCCGGCATTGAAGGCTGAAGGCCCGCTCCCAGGGAGCGCGCACTGACGTTGGCCGCGCCCTGGCCCCCGCCCGGAAACGGCATCGCAGGAACTAGAGGAGCCTGCATCCTT contains:
- the groL gene encoding chaperonin GroEL (60 kDa chaperone family; promotes refolding of misfolded polypeptides especially under stressful conditions; forms two stacked rings of heptamers to form a barrel-shaped 14mer; ends can be capped by GroES; misfolded proteins enter the barrel where they are refolded when GroES binds) yields the protein MAKQLLFDQDARAALKDGIDALADAVKITLGPKGRNVVLDKKFGPPTITNDGVTIAKEIELQDPFPNIGAQLAKEIASKTNDIAGDGTTTATVLGQAIVAEGLKNVTAGANPMALKRGIEKATQAVIERLRSIATPVTEREQMAQVAAISANNDEAIGELIGECMEKVGKDGVITVEESKSIKTEVEYVEGMQFDRGYISPYFVTNSEKMEAELEEPFILITDRKISAVADILPVLEKVLQASKNLLIICEDCDGEALATLAVNKLRGTINVIAVKAPGFGDRRKDNLGDIAALTGGTVISEELGRKLDSVTLEDLGRARRVVVGKEETTIIEGRGRKEDIEARVAQIKSALETTTSDWDREKLQERLGKLAGSVAVIKVGAATEVELKEKKHRVEDALSATRAAVEEGILPGGGVALVNAQSALDSLDLEGDERTGAMILRRALEEPLRRIAINAGQDGSVIVQEVRSLPVGQGYDAARDDFGDMQKKGIIDPLKVTRSALENAVSIAGMVLTTNCLVTDIPEKETAGATPPMY
- a CDS encoding S9 family peptidase produces the protein MTETAPAKRPMRPEDILRIRWLSDPQISPDGSRVAYVVTTLDAKRNENRSFIALVDVATGESLPLTNGPKRDTSPRWSPDGRHLVFVSERGDEKEKPQLWVIAAAGGEAWRLTDAKDGAANPAWSPDGRRIAFTSRVELNPAPRAPDGKPYPKVRKITTLKYKSNGEGLVDDKRTHIYLVDVDFDSRESRSAIALTAGDFNDGPPRWSPDGKQVAFVSARHASRDRDTAADLWLVDVPPPGETPKKAPAPRRLTSTQGPVSAPAWSPDGSLIAYLGHTHRDRPSGRHHRLWLVPTAGGAPSCLSQALDRNCNSGVEPFWSNDGGSVFFGVVDGGDCHLYSTPASKADPAPVLRGARQVTAARGAAGKVCFLASDTTHPAEVYLVSEDGGGERQLTSENAAWLDEVELAPREEIKATSADGTPVQAWVIRPPGATGALPCLLNVHGGPKTQYGSNFFDEFQVYAGAGYVVAFGNPRGSDGYSEDWAMAVLGDWGGKDWADVTAIADAAEALPFVDSSRIGIMGGSYGGFMTSWAVGHTRRFRAACSERAVNNAYSMVGTSDIGFNFQLDHVGGVPSRDADRFLRMSPITYVRDIRTPLLIIHAENDLRCPIEQAEQLYVGLKLLRRPVEFWRFPEDNHEMSRSGKPRNRLKRFEVILAWFGRRLRA
- a CDS encoding pyridoxamine 5'-phosphate oxidase family protein; translated protein: MTQPRRTYEELRAIADQFLKEHRLGVLATGRRDGTPQQSILSYSYDGKDIVISTGSETAKVKNIRKRPGVALAVTDGPRCVVVYGKARLLQGSEAEAYLGRPPGSGRQGGVPTLIVFSPETYRWARLEG
- a CDS encoding TIGR03560 family F420-dependent LLM class oxidoreductase, giving the protein MPKIELGVHTGQQDIELDELRRLWRYCDENGFDWISVWDHFYEAPNRDNEGPTYEAVALMAALALETKRPRIGCLVFCMNYRNPALLAKSLTTIDHLSGGRVTVGLGAGWHVQEHQAFGYDFPPVRERLDRLSEGVRIIRGMLTREQFSFQGKYYRVDNVRNNPKPLQSRMPIIVGGGGEQRTLRIAARRADGWNVPYIGPDVFAHKSKVLDMWCEKLGRDPGTIEKSVNLHFLMSSRGPSDTSRLRPGAAAGGLSGEPQQVIDKIGEYIDGGAQRVNIAIRPPVDWEALQEYVEDVMPAFR